A genomic window from Candidatus Kouleothrix ribensis includes:
- a CDS encoding thioredoxin domain-containing protein: METEPQIISSYIASGKVKLIYRHLLQLGDGSLRTAEASECAADQGKFWPMRAMLYGQQRDVYGTSDLDATLSGFADQLGLDTQAFGACMQSHKHIQFVNDDYAAAQREGVQFRPVFDINGARITGAQPYAVFQKQIDAALPQ, from the coding sequence GTGGAAACAGAGCCTCAGATTATCAGCAGCTATATCGCCAGCGGCAAAGTCAAGCTGATCTACCGCCACCTGCTTCAGCTTGGCGACGGCTCGCTGCGCACGGCCGAGGCCTCGGAATGTGCCGCCGACCAGGGCAAATTCTGGCCGATGCGCGCCATGCTCTACGGTCAGCAGCGCGACGTGTATGGCACCAGCGACCTCGACGCGACGCTGAGCGGCTTTGCCGACCAGCTCGGGCTCGACACCCAGGCCTTCGGCGCGTGCATGCAGTCGCACAAGCACATACAATTTGTGAACGACGACTACGCCGCCGCGCAGCGTGAGGGCGTGCAGTTCCGCCCGGTGTTCGATATCAACGGCGCGCGGATCACCGGGGCGCAGCCCTACGCCGTGTTCCAGAAGCAGATCGACGCCGCGCTACCGCAGTAG
- a CDS encoding phosphatidylserine decarboxylase translates to MPQHTIPTTRKAKLPGFDSGATPVLGVGLGLTGLLLGLKPRLAAWPLALTAVAALLYRDPERITPAEPDVVFAPADGTVIGVEELYEHRFLHTDAVRIAIAAAPFDVPVHRSPVAGMVAYLDHMPGEYRPIWDLRAAEHNERTYIGIKTAWGPIMLQIVGGPLARRVTTHVALGQPVQAGERLGTVRFGARVDLLLPYEIVDHLPPIGSRVHAGTTRIGRVAPL, encoded by the coding sequence ATGCCTCAGCACACTATTCCAACCACGCGTAAAGCAAAGCTGCCTGGCTTCGACTCTGGCGCAACCCCGGTGCTGGGCGTCGGGCTGGGCCTGACCGGGCTGCTACTTGGCCTCAAGCCGCGGCTGGCGGCCTGGCCGCTGGCACTCACCGCAGTTGCCGCGCTGTTGTACCGCGACCCCGAGCGCATCACGCCGGCCGAGCCAGATGTTGTGTTTGCGCCGGCCGACGGCACGGTGATTGGTGTCGAGGAGCTCTACGAACATCGCTTCCTGCATACCGACGCGGTGCGCATCGCAATCGCGGCGGCGCCGTTCGATGTGCCGGTGCATCGCAGCCCGGTAGCCGGTATGGTGGCCTACCTCGACCACATGCCCGGCGAGTACCGGCCGATCTGGGATCTGCGGGCGGCTGAGCATAACGAGCGCACGTATATTGGCATCAAAACCGCGTGGGGGCCGATTATGCTCCAGATCGTCGGCGGCCCGCTGGCGCGCCGGGTGACGACGCATGTGGCGCTGGGGCAGCCGGTGCAGGCCGGCGAGCGGCTGGGCACAGTGCGGTTTGGCGCGCGGGTCGACCTGCTGCTGCCGTACGAGATCGTCGACCACTTGCCGCCGATCGGCAGCCGCGTACACGCCGGCACGACGCGGATCGGCCGGGTTGCGCCGCTGTAG
- a CDS encoding glycosyltransferase, protein MDASAVSLVCTVRDEADSIGALLDSMLAQTRPADEIVVNDCASRDGTAAIVERYIAAGHPVRLVRGGHNIPSGRNNAIRHARGPLIACTDAGLTLAPDWLARIVAPLECGQADVVGGFFRPAPRSLFELALAATNYRDAGEIDPHTFLPFGQSVAFRRSAWQRAGGYPEWASHCEDLLFDLALQRNGARFAFVPEALVLFRPRESLAAFARQYFLYARGDGVAGLWPRRHAIRYASYLAGVVLLAAMRRRPWLALLGLPAVLAYTRAPLRRLRQRAPALSAGEAARAAALIPLIRVVGDLAKIAGYPAGLWRRWRDPNLRQRVAEFWRGPA, encoded by the coding sequence ATGGATGCATCGGCGGTCTCACTCGTATGCACCGTGCGCGACGAGGCAGACTCGATCGGGGCGCTGCTCGACTCGATGCTGGCGCAGACCCGCCCGGCCGACGAGATTGTGGTGAACGACTGCGCCAGCCGTGACGGCACGGCTGCAATCGTCGAACGCTACATCGCGGCCGGCCACCCCGTGCGGCTGGTGCGCGGCGGCCACAACATCCCGTCGGGGCGTAATAACGCCATCCGCCATGCGCGCGGCCCGCTGATCGCCTGCACCGACGCCGGGCTCACACTCGCGCCCGACTGGCTGGCGCGGATTGTGGCGCCACTCGAGTGTGGCCAGGCCGATGTGGTCGGCGGGTTCTTCCGGCCGGCGCCACGTAGCCTGTTCGAGCTGGCGCTGGCGGCCACGAACTACCGCGATGCCGGCGAGATCGATCCACACACATTCCTGCCGTTCGGCCAGTCGGTGGCGTTCCGCCGCTCGGCCTGGCAGCGCGCCGGCGGCTACCCCGAGTGGGCCAGCCACTGCGAAGATCTGCTGTTCGATCTGGCACTCCAGCGCAATGGCGCGCGCTTCGCATTCGTGCCCGAGGCGCTGGTGCTGTTCCGGCCGCGCGAGTCGCTGGCGGCGTTTGCCCGCCAGTACTTTCTGTATGCGCGCGGCGATGGCGTGGCCGGGCTGTGGCCGCGCCGCCACGCCATCCGCTACGCCAGCTACCTGGCCGGCGTCGTTCTGCTGGCTGCTATGCGCCGCCGGCCCTGGCTGGCGCTGCTGGGCCTGCCGGCGGTGCTGGCCTACACCCGCGCACCGCTGCGGCGCCTGCGGCAGCGTGCCCCGGCGCTCTCCGCCGGCGAGGCTGCCCGCGCCGCCGCGCTGATCCCGCTCATCCGCGTGGTCGGCGATCTGGCCAAGATCGCCGGCTACCCGGCCGGGCTGTGGCGGCGCTGGCGCGACCCCAACCTGCGCCAACGTGTGGCCGAGTTCTGGCGCGGGCCGGCCTGA
- a CDS encoding PH domain-containing protein, giving the protein MAYIDELLARDEKILYDGRQHTFVLVGSILTEMVLIAVLIAAGVAARAAFANRFALGMPVGQLILIACALISIFVLVSAFLDYLRWNNEQYIVTDQRVIQIRGVFNKDVIDSSLDKINDVELRQSWLGRIFDYGTIEILTASDVGINEMRRIAHPLEFKRAMLEAKHNFARGFGYFDPPPASVPSGPPDLQQTLQKLADLRDQGLLSGDEFEAKKRDLLDRI; this is encoded by the coding sequence ATGGCCTACATCGATGAATTGTTGGCTCGCGACGAGAAAATACTCTACGACGGGCGCCAGCATACGTTCGTGCTGGTCGGTAGTATTCTTACCGAGATGGTTCTGATCGCCGTCTTGATCGCGGCCGGTGTCGCCGCCCGCGCCGCCTTCGCCAACCGCTTCGCACTGGGCATGCCGGTCGGCCAGCTGATACTGATCGCCTGCGCGCTGATCAGTATCTTCGTGCTGGTCAGCGCATTTCTTGATTACCTGCGCTGGAATAACGAGCAGTATATCGTCACCGATCAGCGCGTGATCCAGATCCGCGGCGTGTTCAATAAGGACGTGATCGACTCGTCGCTCGATAAGATCAACGATGTCGAGCTGCGCCAGAGCTGGCTCGGGCGCATCTTCGACTACGGCACGATCGAGATTCTGACGGCGTCGGATGTGGGCATCAACGAGATGCGCCGGATCGCGCACCCGCTCGAATTCAAGCGCGCCATGCTCGAGGCCAAACATAACTTCGCGCGCGGCTTCGGCTACTTCGACCCACCACCAGCCAGTGTGCCCAGCGGCCCGCCCGACCTGCAGCAGACGCTACAGAAGCTGGCCGACCTGCGCGACCAGGGGCTGCTCTCGGGCGATGAGTTCGAGGCCAAGAAGCGCGATCTGCTCGATCGCATTTAG
- a CDS encoding purine-nucleoside phosphorylase produces MDDLFTQIEAARATIAGRTTITPQIGLILGSGLGGLADELEQATVIAYDEIPGFARSTVHGHRGELAIGQLAGRPVVVLRGRFHFYEGYTMQQVTFPVRVMRALGCDTLIVTNAAGGLRADWAVGDLMQIADQIFFPGMAGHHPLVGPNDDRLGLRFPAMVDAFDPELAALAHTVAREQGTRLHAGCYFMLTGPTFESAGELRFCRTFADAVGMSTAPEVVVARHGGMRVLGISLITNVALPDGPPANHIEVLEAGEAAKPRFAALLKGVLARM; encoded by the coding sequence ATGGACGACCTGTTCACCCAGATCGAGGCGGCCCGCGCCACGATCGCCGGCCGCACCACGATCACGCCGCAGATCGGGCTCATCCTTGGCTCGGGCCTGGGCGGCCTGGCCGACGAGCTAGAGCAGGCTACAGTTATCGCGTACGACGAGATCCCCGGCTTCGCACGCTCGACCGTCCACGGCCACCGTGGCGAGCTGGCGATCGGGCAGCTGGCCGGCCGGCCGGTGGTGGTGCTGCGCGGGCGCTTCCACTTCTACGAGGGCTACACCATGCAGCAGGTCACGTTTCCTGTGCGCGTGATGCGGGCGCTCGGCTGCGATACCCTGATTGTCACGAATGCCGCCGGTGGGCTGCGCGCCGATTGGGCCGTGGGCGACCTGATGCAGATCGCCGACCAGATCTTCTTCCCCGGCATGGCCGGCCATCACCCGCTGGTCGGCCCCAACGACGACCGCCTGGGCCTGCGCTTCCCGGCCATGGTCGATGCATTCGACCCGGAGCTGGCCGCGTTGGCGCATACGGTGGCCCGCGAGCAGGGCACCCGGCTGCATGCTGGCTGCTACTTTATGTTAACTGGGCCGACGTTTGAAAGTGCGGGCGAGCTACGTTTCTGCCGCACATTCGCCGACGCGGTAGGTATGTCGACGGCGCCCGAGGTGGTGGTGGCGCGCCATGGCGGCATGCGCGTGCTAGGCATCTCGCTGATCACCAATGTCGCCCTACCCGACGGCCCACCGGCCAATCATATCGAGGTGCTCGAGGCCGGCGAGGCCGCCAAGCCCAGGTTTGCCGCGCTGCTGAAGGGCGTGCTCGCGCGCATGTGA
- a CDS encoding penicillin acylase family protein produces the protein MASVRTIGAAVGLALAGATGLAAAALRRPLPRVSGSLRLAGLAAPVQVLRDRWGVPHIYAASTHDLFVAQGYVHAQDRLWQMELQRRTGHGRLAEVFGEIALDTDRFVRVMGFSRVAQRELATLGDEARTAIEAYVHGVNSYIEQRRTRLPIEFTIVRLQPEPWQPIDVLVWGKMLAQNLARGWIATALRAQIVAAIGAERADALEPAYLAGHPLTIPRGTHHAGDLAAAALRLAGAAAGYIGNGEVGQGSNGWVVGPSRTTSAQPLLANDVHLLLQTPSLWYENHLSGGALHVTGASLPGTPGVVIGHNERIAWGMTNGENDVQDLYVERFDPADPTRYQFRGEWLPAEVVHELIGVKGRATPHIETVRITRHGPIISALLPAGSTGGEPATRRPGESGAGAATEELALRWTALEPSQAIESALALNQATDWASFRAAVARWTSPTLNFVYADVDGHFGYAFGGHMPMRAQGDGRLPVPGWSGEYEWVGLIAPGELPALLDPSDGFVVTANNRIVGDDFPHPMPSEYLPGYRAARITQLIEQTTQHDERSFARIQGDQRSLPGLELAALAGRLPADTPIARAARDALASWDGELTAESVGGAIYARLREKLLDAAYGEVAAPLRQVGGLGAFAALMGATYLWRALPRLLARLSVRDDSWLPAGRSGDELLRAAWLAALDELRGELGDDVRTWRYGRFHTLTLRHPLGAVAALAPLLNRGPFATGGDADTVRMGYAPRSYAGEPFYVAPSYRQICTPAHWDRCQSIHPGGQSGQPGSRHYADLVQPYLAMQYHPMPWSRARVEDATISRLTLEPASI, from the coding sequence ATGGCTTCGGTTCGTACGATTGGCGCGGCCGTCGGCCTGGCACTGGCCGGGGCAACCGGGCTGGCTGCGGCGGCACTGCGCCGCCCGCTGCCGCGCGTATCGGGCAGCCTGCGGCTGGCAGGCCTGGCGGCACCGGTGCAGGTGCTGCGCGACCGCTGGGGCGTGCCGCATATCTACGCCGCCAGCACGCACGACCTGTTCGTGGCCCAGGGCTATGTGCATGCCCAGGATCGGCTCTGGCAGATGGAGCTGCAGCGGCGTACTGGCCACGGCCGGCTGGCCGAGGTCTTCGGCGAGATCGCGCTCGACACCGACCGCTTCGTACGCGTGATGGGCTTCAGCCGGGTGGCGCAGCGCGAGCTGGCGACTCTGGGCGACGAGGCGCGCACGGCGATCGAGGCGTATGTGCATGGCGTCAATAGCTACATCGAGCAGCGGCGCACGCGCCTGCCGATCGAGTTCACGATCGTGCGGCTACAGCCCGAGCCGTGGCAGCCGATCGATGTGCTGGTGTGGGGCAAGATGCTGGCGCAGAATCTGGCACGCGGCTGGATCGCCACGGCGCTGCGCGCCCAGATCGTCGCGGCGATCGGTGCCGAGCGGGCTGACGCGCTTGAGCCGGCGTACCTGGCCGGCCACCCCCTCACCATCCCGCGCGGCACGCACCATGCCGGCGATCTGGCCGCAGCGGCGCTACGCCTGGCCGGCGCGGCCGCCGGCTATATTGGGAATGGCGAGGTTGGCCAGGGCAGCAATGGCTGGGTGGTCGGCCCGAGCCGCACCACCAGCGCCCAGCCGCTGCTGGCCAATGACGTTCACCTGCTGCTCCAGACGCCCTCGCTCTGGTATGAGAACCACCTGAGCGGCGGTGCCCTGCATGTCACCGGCGCGAGCCTGCCCGGCACGCCCGGTGTGGTGATCGGCCACAACGAGCGCATCGCCTGGGGGATGACCAACGGCGAGAACGATGTGCAGGATCTGTATGTCGAGCGCTTCGACCCGGCCGACCCTACGCGCTACCAGTTTCGTGGCGAGTGGCTGCCGGCCGAGGTTGTGCATGAGCTGATCGGCGTGAAGGGCCGCGCTACACCGCATATCGAAACGGTGCGAATCACCCGGCACGGGCCGATCATCAGCGCCTTGCTCCCAGCCGGATCTACTGGCGGCGAGCCGGCCACCCGGCGGCCTGGCGAGAGCGGCGCTGGCGCTGCGACTGAAGAATTGGCGCTGCGCTGGACTGCGCTCGAACCCAGCCAGGCGATCGAGTCGGCGCTGGCGCTCAACCAGGCCACCGACTGGGCCAGCTTTCGCGCGGCGGTGGCGCGCTGGACCTCGCCAACCCTGAACTTTGTCTACGCCGATGTCGATGGGCATTTTGGCTACGCGTTCGGTGGCCATATGCCCATGCGCGCGCAGGGCGACGGGCGCCTGCCGGTGCCGGGCTGGTCGGGTGAGTACGAGTGGGTTGGCCTGATCGCGCCGGGCGAGCTGCCGGCGCTGCTCGATCCCAGCGATGGCTTTGTAGTGACCGCCAACAACCGGATCGTTGGCGACGACTTCCCGCATCCCATGCCGTCGGAATACCTGCCGGGCTACCGCGCTGCACGGATCACCCAGCTGATCGAGCAGACCACCCAGCACGACGAGCGCTCGTTCGCGCGTATACAGGGCGACCAGCGCAGCCTGCCGGGGCTCGAGCTGGCGGCGCTGGCCGGGCGCCTGCCGGCCGACACGCCGATCGCGCGGGCGGCGCGCGATGCGCTGGCCAGCTGGGATGGCGAGCTGACTGCCGAGAGCGTGGGTGGGGCGATCTACGCGCGCCTGCGCGAGAAGCTGCTCGACGCGGCCTATGGTGAGGTGGCCGCGCCACTGCGCCAGGTGGGTGGGCTGGGCGCGTTCGCCGCGCTGATGGGCGCAACCTACCTGTGGCGCGCGCTGCCGCGCCTGCTCGCGCGCCTGTCGGTGCGCGACGACAGCTGGCTGCCGGCCGGCCGCAGCGGCGACGAGCTGCTGCGCGCAGCCTGGCTGGCGGCGCTCGATGAGCTGCGCGGCGAGCTTGGCGACGACGTGCGCACCTGGCGCTACGGGCGTTTCCATACGCTCACGCTGCGTCACCCACTCGGTGCTGTGGCCGCGCTGGCGCCGCTGCTGAACCGCGGGCCGTTTGCCACCGGCGGCGATGCCGACACCGTGCGCATGGGCTACGCGCCGCGCAGCTATGCCGGCGAGCCATTCTATGTCGCGCCGTCGTACCGCCAGATCTGTACCCCGGCTCATTGGGATCGCTGCCAGAGCATCCACCCCGGCGGGCAGTCGGGCCAGCCGGGCAGCCGGCACTACGCCGACCTGGTGCAGCCCTACCTGGCCATGCAATACCACCCCATGCCCTGGAGCCGCGCGCGGGTTGAAGATGCGACCATATCGCGGCTGACGCTCGAGCCGGCCTCGATCTGA
- the recO gene encoding DNA repair protein RecO, with the protein MRDRVYRTEAVIIRRSDIGEADRLLTLITPGGKRRVVAKGVRKTTSRLAGHIELFTHATILLAVGRNLDIITQSAIIHSFDTLRTNLERIGSAYYAAELIDRLIEEEGENRAEFELLVATLGALDSAPNPDLALRSYELRLLGYQGYRPQLYHCANCQETLAEQTNRFSPGAGGALCPRCAPLDRGALPMSLNAFKLMRFLQAQPLEAIERLNISPATRAEVEQLLRAYIRRMLERDLKSVAFLDEVSQAQP; encoded by the coding sequence ATGCGCGATCGAGTCTACCGAACCGAAGCCGTGATCATTCGCCGCAGCGATATAGGCGAAGCTGATCGGCTGCTCACGCTGATCACGCCCGGCGGCAAGCGCCGCGTCGTGGCGAAGGGCGTGCGCAAAACGACCAGCCGCCTGGCCGGGCATATCGAGCTGTTCACGCACGCCACCATCCTGCTGGCGGTCGGGCGCAACCTCGACATCATCACCCAGAGCGCGATCATCCACAGCTTCGATACGCTGCGCACCAACCTTGAGCGCATCGGCTCGGCCTATTACGCCGCCGAGCTGATCGACCGGCTGATCGAGGAGGAAGGCGAGAATCGCGCGGAGTTCGAGCTGCTGGTGGCAACGCTCGGCGCGCTCGACAGTGCGCCTAACCCCGACCTGGCGCTGCGTTCGTACGAGCTGCGCCTGCTGGGCTACCAGGGCTACCGGCCGCAGCTGTACCACTGCGCCAACTGCCAGGAGACGCTGGCCGAACAGACTAACCGCTTCAGCCCAGGCGCCGGCGGGGCGCTCTGCCCGCGCTGCGCCCCGCTCGATCGCGGCGCGCTGCCCATGAGCCTGAACGCGTTCAAGCTTATGCGCTTCCTCCAGGCTCAGCCACTCGAAGCGATTGAGCGGCTGAATATCTCGCCGGCCACGCGCGCAGAGGTTGAGCAACTGCTGCGCGCCTACATTCGGCGCATGCTCGAGCGCGATCTCAAATCGGTTGCCTTCCTCGACGAAGTCAGCCAGGCGCAACCTTGA
- a CDS encoding CoA pyrophosphatase, whose product MAWLSAAPAEETICVPANSIPEWAAWVPRIRAALAPGQAVSHDELLLVRDRQGRLVRRFDPPPGVVPRLGAVLVLLYPDGDDLRLPLTVRSDRLASHRGEVSLPGGAIDPGDAGPTSAALRECHEELGVDPRDVEVWGTLSSFYIQPSNFQITPVVGFIGRLPELVPNAAEVSSVITITLRELLAPELVVVEEWNLRGIDVSVPFFGIDGHKVWGATAVVLSELIARIRRAEHHH is encoded by the coding sequence ATGGCGTGGCTGAGCGCCGCGCCGGCAGAGGAGACGATCTGCGTGCCGGCGAATTCCATTCCAGAGTGGGCCGCCTGGGTGCCGCGCATACGCGCTGCGCTCGCGCCCGGCCAGGCAGTATCGCACGACGAGCTGCTGCTTGTGCGCGATCGGCAGGGCCGGCTGGTTCGCCGCTTCGACCCGCCGCCAGGCGTGGTGCCGCGCCTGGGCGCCGTGCTGGTGCTGCTATACCCCGATGGCGACGATCTGCGCCTGCCGCTGACGGTGCGCAGCGATCGGCTGGCCAGCCACCGGGGCGAGGTTTCACTGCCGGGCGGGGCGATCGACCCCGGCGACGCCGGGCCGACGTCGGCGGCGTTGCGCGAGTGCCACGAAGAGCTAGGCGTCGACCCGCGCGATGTCGAGGTGTGGGGCACGCTGAGTTCGTTTTACATCCAGCCGAGTAACTTTCAGATCACGCCGGTGGTCGGCTTCATTGGCCGGCTGCCCGAGCTGGTACCAAATGCCGCCGAGGTCAGCTCGGTGATCACCATCACTCTGCGCGAGCTGCTCGCCCCTGAGCTGGTGGTGGTTGAAGAATGGAACCTACGCGGCATTGATGTGAGCGTGCCGTTCTTTGGGATCGATGGGCATAAGGTATGGGGCGCTACGGCGGTGGTGCTGAGCGAACTGATCGCACGCATCCGCCGGGCCGAGCATCATCACTAA
- a CDS encoding helicase-associated domain-containing protein gives MPEPAGQPGAALAEAMLAALERVLAGLRSAERAALTLVQQYGGQIDAPLLEREYGGIRSLGDYPNPRAYLLALEQPATPVERLWMLGLLLPKPASAARTYAIPAEILLLLPPAPAREQSLRLTPAGPPEHVYTADPARLERLLMALLALAQDGQLELTRSGALSKAALRRLAGPHQPAARPADEQQYLQFARWIGEAAGLLKVGADERLRPSRTALDWLRSGQATRTQRLLDGWIASAWDELAVWAGVTAQREFARDLAGAKRAALQLIGQAPPAEWVALDEFVSQVRRTMPDFARPDRRYDSWGLLSRTRQPLDGFVFWEAVEGAQLRAIVCRTLSWLGLVDVGQPPGAFRLTALGAALLAGQPAPAEPPAEPLVIQANFEVIAPRYASPYARFQLGRLAERTSAQLAEIYTLSKRSIHAALQRGIAFDDMLRFLHEHAAAELPPNVAATLRDWASQYGQVALRPGILLESEDALLLEQITRDRRVRMPRHQRLSEHAWLVRAADAHSLAERLRKAGYGVAGQPDAPHTPLREHDLTVIYTALEFYAQAADALAIEHDAGPALRRRIARLLPEKLLNRAFQASRTAVQALRERLDSLPFT, from the coding sequence TTGCCTGAGCCGGCCGGCCAGCCGGGCGCGGCGCTGGCCGAGGCGATGCTCGCGGCGCTAGAGCGGGTGCTGGCCGGGTTACGGTCGGCCGAGCGCGCGGCGCTGACGCTGGTGCAGCAGTATGGCGGGCAGATCGACGCACCCCTGCTCGAACGCGAGTATGGCGGCATCCGCAGCCTCGGCGACTACCCCAACCCGCGCGCGTACCTGCTGGCGCTCGAGCAGCCGGCCACACCGGTCGAGCGGCTGTGGATGCTCGGGCTGCTGCTGCCGAAACCCGCCAGCGCGGCACGCACATATGCTATTCCCGCCGAGATCCTGCTGCTGCTGCCGCCCGCACCCGCCCGCGAGCAGTCGTTGCGGCTCACGCCGGCCGGCCCGCCCGAGCACGTGTACACTGCCGACCCGGCCCGGCTCGAGCGGCTGCTTATGGCGCTGCTCGCCCTCGCACAGGATGGCCAGCTTGAGCTGACGCGATCGGGTGCGCTGAGCAAGGCCGCGCTGCGGCGCCTGGCTGGCCCACACCAGCCGGCCGCGCGCCCCGCCGACGAGCAGCAGTACCTGCAGTTCGCGCGCTGGATCGGCGAGGCCGCCGGCCTGCTGAAAGTCGGCGCCGACGAGCGCCTACGGCCCAGCCGCACAGCGCTCGACTGGCTGCGCAGCGGGCAGGCCACCCGCACACAGCGCCTGCTCGACGGGTGGATCGCCTCGGCGTGGGACGAGCTGGCGGTGTGGGCCGGGGTCACGGCACAGCGCGAGTTCGCGCGCGATCTGGCCGGCGCCAAGCGTGCCGCGCTCCAGCTGATCGGCCAGGCCCCGCCGGCCGAGTGGGTCGCGCTCGACGAATTCGTGAGCCAGGTGCGCCGCACCATGCCCGACTTCGCGCGGCCCGATCGGCGCTACGACAGCTGGGGGCTGCTCAGCCGCACGCGCCAGCCGCTCGACGGCTTCGTCTTCTGGGAGGCAGTTGAGGGCGCGCAGCTCCGGGCGATCGTCTGTCGCACACTGAGCTGGCTTGGCCTGGTCGATGTGGGCCAGCCGCCCGGCGCCTTTCGGCTGACTGCGCTAGGCGCCGCGCTGCTGGCCGGCCAGCCGGCCCCGGCCGAGCCGCCGGCCGAGCCGCTGGTGATCCAGGCAAACTTCGAGGTGATCGCGCCGCGCTACGCTTCGCCCTACGCCCGCTTCCAGCTCGGGCGCCTGGCCGAGCGCACGAGCGCCCAGCTGGCCGAGATCTATACGCTCAGCAAGCGCAGCATCCATGCCGCGCTCCAGCGCGGGATCGCCTTCGACGACATGCTGCGCTTCCTGCACGAGCACGCCGCCGCCGAGCTGCCGCCGAATGTCGCAGCCACGCTGCGCGATTGGGCCAGCCAGTACGGCCAGGTCGCGCTGCGGCCAGGCATCCTGCTCGAGTCGGAAGATGCGCTGCTGCTCGAGCAGATCACGCGCGATCGGCGCGTGCGCATGCCACGCCACCAGCGGCTGAGCGAGCACGCCTGGCTGGTGCGCGCGGCCGATGCACACAGCCTGGCCGAGCGGCTGCGCAAGGCTGGCTATGGCGTAGCCGGGCAGCCCGACGCGCCGCACACGCCGCTGCGCGAGCATGATCTGACCGTGATCTATACGGCGCTCGAGTTCTATGCCCAGGCCGCCGATGCGCTGGCGATCGAGCACGACGCCGGCCCGGCCCTGCGCCGGCGGATTGCCCGGCTGCTACCCGAGAAGCTGCTGAATCGTGCATTCCAGGCTAGCCGCACAGCAGTGCAGGCCCTGCGCGAGCGCCTCGATAGCCTACCATTTACATAG